TTCCGGCAGCTTGAACTGCAGGGTTTTGAGATCCCAGTTGGCAGTCCCGCCTCCGGTGTAGGGGTCAATCTTCTGGGAATTGCCAAAGCGATCCGTTTCGAAGTAAGCATACGGGTTGATGATCGGGATGATCAGCAGCAGTTGGTTTTGTCTGGTGCGTACGGCCTCTGGATCATCGCTGAGCAGCCATTCAACAAAGTGCAGCACTGTGGTTGTGCCACTGCGTTCGGGACCGCCATGCAGGGCTGTGACCAGACAGATCTGTTTCAGTTTCAGGTCGGTTTTGGAGTCGGTGATTTTCAGCATGGGGAGCGGAATGCCTTCGAGCGTCACGCCGATTCGGTCGACCTGAACCAGGTCGGGATGCGTTTCCTCCCAATATTTCAGCGTTTCCGTGTATTCCTTGAGTGTCAGCCGATGCAGCTTTTCCTGCCAGGGTTGTGGGAGCCCGGCGAGTTTCTGCTCCAGTGTTGGGGCTTCCTGGGCTGCCAGTTGAGGTGGTTGCCAGGTAAGCAAGCAGAGCAGACAGAGTGCCAACCACAGGGGAGTTTTCAATGGGATACGCGGGGAGAACAGTCTGGCAGGCATGGTTGAGGCCTCGTCGGGGCGAAGTTGGGGAATCGTTATTGAGCTGGGGGTGGTCCCAGTGTCTGTCCGGCGCTGGTGTTAATGGGCATGGGAAATACTTCCGCAGAATCGATGGGAAGTTCTCCCTGTTTCATCTGGGTCAGCAGCTCAGCTGCTTTTCTGCCAATGGCGACTTCATCGACAGTGATTGAAGAGAGTCGGCTCTGGATTGCGCCGTGACGGACCGTGCCACCGAATCCGAGCAGGGAGACATCTTCCGGAACGCGCTTTCCCAGTTTGCCCAGCAGCAGGTAAATCAGCTCGGCCAGTGAGTCGAAGGTGGCGAAGATCGCCGTGGGGGGATCAGGGCGCTGGAACATGGTTTCCAGGGTGTTGAGCAGATCCGGTTCATAGTCAATCGGATGCAGCTGCGAACTGGGGCCGTGAAAGATGAACGGTTCCAGACAAGAGTCGGGGCTGGCAGCCAGGGCTTCGCGGAGTCCGGTTTCGTATTCAATCGAAGCGGTGGCGCGGTGGGGGGAAAACAGGGCGATCGAACGGTGTCCCTGTTCCAGCAGTGTCTGTCCGGCGAGCAGGCCGACTTCACGGAAGGGGATGGAAAGCAGGGGGGCCTGGATGCCTTCGACATCCCGGTGGCAGAAGACAACGGGAATGCCATGCTGTTGCAGCTGCCTTACCTGGTATGCGGGGGTCGGGGGGACGGTCGCGGGGACCAGGGCCACGCCGGCGACGTGTTTGTCGATGAGTTGCAGGATCGTATTGCCCTGCATGTCGACTTTGTTTTCCGTGCAGCAGACGAGCACCTGGTTCTGGGTCAGGGCAGCTGCCTGTTCGAAGCTCCGCTGCAACGACGGATAGAAGCCGGTGCGGACTTCCGGGAGCACGAATGCGAAAATATCGAGCTGTTGTTTTATGGGGATCGGCGGTTTCGTACTGACAAACGAACCTTTGCCGTGAATGCGGTTGATCCAGCCCTGTTCTTCAAGCAGTTGCATCGCATTACGGACGGTGGTCCGTGCCAGCTGATGGGTTTCACAGAGCTGGTGCTCCGAGGGCAGGGCGGCTCCGGGCTTGAATTCGCCCTGTGTAATCTGCTCCATGAGCTGTTCCACCAGCTGCAGGTATTTCGGGCGCTGCTTGCCGGGGAGCGAGGTCGCAGGGCTGGTCTGTTGTGAATCCGGGGCACGTGCTGTCATGGCCGCGAGAATTTCTCAGATCAGGGTTGAAAAAAGCAGGGGTTGACGTTACTTGTATTTAAATATGATACAAGTTGTTTGTGTGGTGTCAACAATGCATTCGCTGAGAATGTCGATAATCTGAATTGGTACCAGACAGAAATGCTTTTCTAAAGATACAAGATGTCTTTTCAGGAGACGGGAGATTCACATGAGACCACTGCTGCTGTTCATGCTGTTTTTTGTGGGAAGTCTGAATGTTGTCGGCCTGCAGGCAGGCGAGCCAAAGCCGCTCCCGATCGGGGATCACCGCGAGCTGTTTGTGGATGACTATCTGATCGGCAAAATGAAAAACGTG
This is a stretch of genomic DNA from Gimesia sp.. It encodes these proteins:
- a CDS encoding GntR family transcriptional regulator, whose protein sequence is MTARAPDSQQTSPATSLPGKQRPKYLQLVEQLMEQITQGEFKPGAALPSEHQLCETHQLARTTVRNAMQLLEEQGWINRIHGKGSFVSTKPPIPIKQQLDIFAFVLPEVRTGFYPSLQRSFEQAAALTQNQVLVCCTENKVDMQGNTILQLIDKHVAGVALVPATVPPTPAYQVRQLQQHGIPVVFCHRDVEGIQAPLLSIPFREVGLLAGQTLLEQGHRSIALFSPHRATASIEYETGLREALAASPDSCLEPFIFHGPSSQLHPIDYEPDLLNTLETMFQRPDPPTAIFATFDSLAELIYLLLGKLGKRVPEDVSLLGFGGTVRHGAIQSRLSSITVDEVAIGRKAAELLTQMKQGELPIDSAEVFPMPINTSAGQTLGPPPAQ